In Neisseriaceae bacterium CLB008, one genomic interval encodes:
- the carB gene encoding carbamoyl-phosphate synthase large subunit gives MPKNTEIKSILILGAGPIVIGQACEFDYSGAQACKALREEGYRVVLVNSNPATIMTDPEMADATYIEPIHWEVVRKIIEKERPDAVLPTMGGQTALNCALELERQGVLAEFGVKMIGATADAIDKAEDRRRFDVAMKKIGLDTARSGIAHNMEEAFAVAEEVGFPCIIRPSFTMGGTGGGIAYNKEEFEEICVRGLDLSPTKELLIDESLIGWKEYEMEVVRDRNDNCIIVCSIENFDPMGIHTGDSITVAPAQTLTDKEYQIMRDASMAVLREIGVETGGSNVQFSVNPENGRLIVIEMNPRVSRSSALASKATGFPIAKIAAKLAVGYTLDELTNDITGGLTPASFEPSIDYVVTKIPRFNFEKFDGANDRLTTQMKSVGEVMAIGRTFQESMQKALRGLEVGASGFDPKVNLADKDAVTKIRRELTEAGAERIWYVGDALRAGMSVAEIHQLTFIDYWFLVQIEELIQLEQKVAQGGFAGLNRDFLRQLKRKGFADSRLATLIGVSEAEVRKLRHQHELFPVYKRVDTCAAEFSTDTAYLYSTYEEECESRPNQDRPKIMVLGGGPNRIGQGIEFDYCCVHASLALREDGYETIMVNCNPETVSTDYDTSDRLYFEPVTLEDVLEIVRIEQPKGVIVQYGGQTPLKLARALEAAGVPVIGTSPDAIDRSEDRERFQKAVQRLGLKQPANATVTAIEQAVAEGKNIGYPLVVRPSYVLGGRAMEIVYDEQDLRRYFQTAYSVSNDAPVLLDHFLDDAIEVDVDAICDGEQVLIGGIMEHIEQAGVHSGDSACSLPAYTLSAEIQDVMREQVRQLAFELNVRGLMNVQFAVKANEVYLIEVNPRAARTVPFVSKATGVPLAKVAARVMAGQSLAEQGVTQEVIPPYYSVKEVVLPFNKFPGVDPILGPEMRSTGEVMGVGNTFPEAFAKAQLGAQTYVQQSGRALLSVRESDKKRVVELAKQLIAKGFDLDATHGTAIVLGEAGINPRLVNKVHEGRPHIQDRIKNGEYTYVVNTTEGRQAIEDSKLIRRSALRYRVHYDTTLNGAFATTRAFDANPMAAVISVQEMHQLLA, from the coding sequence ATGCCTAAAAATACTGAAATAAAAAGCATCCTGATCTTGGGTGCGGGTCCGATTGTAATCGGCCAAGCTTGTGAATTTGACTACTCAGGCGCGCAAGCCTGTAAAGCCTTACGTGAAGAAGGCTATCGCGTGGTGTTGGTGAACTCAAACCCAGCCACGATCATGACCGACCCAGAAATGGCTGATGCCACCTACATCGAGCCGATTCACTGGGAAGTCGTGCGCAAGATTATTGAAAAAGAACGCCCAGATGCCGTGCTGCCCACCATGGGTGGTCAAACGGCCTTGAACTGTGCCTTAGAGCTAGAGCGTCAAGGCGTGTTGGCGGAATTTGGGGTGAAAATGATCGGCGCCACCGCCGACGCCATCGACAAAGCTGAAGACCGTCGTCGCTTCGACGTGGCCATGAAAAAAATTGGCCTAGACACCGCCCGCTCAGGCATTGCACATAATATGGAAGAAGCCTTTGCAGTGGCCGAAGAAGTGGGGTTCCCCTGCATTATTCGCCCTTCATTCACCATGGGCGGCACCGGCGGCGGCATTGCCTACAATAAAGAAGAGTTTGAAGAAATCTGCGTGCGCGGCTTAGACCTTTCCCCAACCAAAGAATTATTGATCGATGAATCATTGATTGGTTGGAAAGAGTACGAGATGGAAGTAGTACGCGACCGCAACGACAACTGCATCATCGTGTGCTCGATTGAAAACTTTGACCCCATGGGCATTCACACCGGCGACTCCATCACCGTGGCGCCGGCGCAAACCCTGACCGATAAAGAATACCAAATCATGCGTGACGCCTCGATGGCGGTGCTGCGTGAAATCGGTGTCGAAACCGGCGGCTCTAACGTCCAGTTCTCGGTGAATCCCGAAAACGGCCGTCTGATCGTGATTGAGATGAATCCACGCGTGTCGCGTTCGTCTGCCTTAGCGTCTAAAGCCACGGGCTTCCCGATCGCCAAAATTGCGGCCAAGCTGGCCGTGGGTTACACCCTAGACGAACTGACCAACGACATCACCGGCGGTTTGACGCCTGCGTCGTTTGAGCCGAGCATCGACTACGTTGTGACCAAAATCCCGCGCTTTAACTTTGAAAAATTTGACGGTGCCAACGACCGTTTGACCACCCAAATGAAGTCAGTCGGTGAAGTGATGGCCATTGGCCGCACCTTCCAAGAATCGATGCAAAAAGCCTTGCGCGGCCTAGAAGTCGGCGCCAGCGGCTTTGATCCTAAGGTGAATTTGGCCGATAAAGACGCCGTAACCAAAATCCGCCGTGAACTCACTGAAGCGGGTGCAGAGCGCATTTGGTACGTTGGCGATGCCTTGCGTGCCGGCATGAGCGTGGCCGAGATTCATCAGCTGACCTTTATTGACTACTGGTTCTTGGTGCAGATCGAAGAATTGATTCAGCTCGAGCAAAAAGTGGCTCAAGGCGGTTTTGCTGGTTTGAATCGTGACTTCTTGCGTCAGCTGAAACGTAAAGGCTTTGCCGATTCACGTTTGGCGACCTTGATTGGCGTGTCTGAAGCCGAAGTGCGTAAGCTGCGCCATCAGCATGAGCTGTTCCCCGTATACAAACGCGTCGACACCTGTGCGGCCGAGTTCTCGACCGATACGGCCTATTTATACTCAACCTATGAAGAAGAGTGTGAATCACGTCCGAATCAAGATCGCCCCAAAATCATGGTATTGGGCGGTGGCCCAAACCGCATTGGTCAAGGCATTGAGTTTGACTACTGCTGTGTGCACGCCTCTTTGGCGCTGCGCGAAGACGGTTACGAAACCATCATGGTCAACTGTAATCCAGAAACGGTATCGACCGACTATGACACGTCTGATCGCCTCTACTTTGAGCCCGTTACCCTAGAAGACGTGTTGGAAATCGTGCGCATCGAGCAGCCTAAGGGCGTGATCGTGCAATACGGCGGCCAAACGCCGCTGAAACTAGCGCGTGCGCTAGAAGCCGCTGGCGTGCCTGTAATCGGCACCTCACCTGACGCGATCGACCGCTCTGAAGACCGCGAACGCTTCCAAAAAGCGGTGCAGCGCCTAGGCTTGAAACAGCCAGCGAACGCAACCGTGACCGCGATTGAGCAAGCCGTAGCCGAAGGCAAAAACATTGGCTACCCCTTGGTGGTTCGTCCTTCTTACGTTTTGGGCGGCCGCGCGATGGAAATTGTGTACGATGAGCAAGACTTACGTCGTTATTTCCAAACGGCCTACAGCGTGTCTAACGATGCGCCGGTGTTGCTGGATCATTTCCTAGACGACGCAATTGAAGTCGACGTAGACGCCATCTGTGACGGTGAACAGGTGTTGATCGGCGGCATCATGGAGCACATTGAACAGGCGGGCGTGCATTCTGGCGACTCGGCTTGCTCCTTGCCTGCCTATACCTTGAGCGCCGAGATCCAAGACGTGATGCGTGAGCAAGTGCGTCAGCTGGCGTTTGAGCTGAACGTGCGTGGTTTGATGAACGTGCAGTTTGCGGTGAAAGCCAACGAGGTGTATTTGATCGAGGTGAATCCTCGTGCAGCCCGTACCGTGCCGTTTGTGTCTAAGGCTACTGGCGTGCCTTTGGCCAAAGTAGCCGCCCGCGTGATGGCTGGCCAAAGCCTGGCTGAGCAAGGCGTGACGCAAGAAGTGATTCCGCCTTATTACTCGGTGAAAGAAGTGGTGTTGCCGTTTAATAAATTCCCAGGCGTGGATCCGATCTTAGGGCCTGAAATGCGCTCGACCGGTGAAGTGATGGGCGTGGGCAACACCTTCCCAGAAGCGTTTGCCAAGGCGCAGCTAGGTGCTCAAACCTACGTTCAGCAAAGCGGCCGCGCCTTATTGTCGGTGCGCGAAAGCGATAAAAAACGCGTGGTTGAATTGGCCAAGCAGCTGATTGCCAAAGGCTTTGACCTAGACGCCACCCACGGCACCGCGATTGTGCTGGGCGAAGCGGGGATTAACCCACGATTGGTGAATAAGGTACATGAAGGTCGCCCGCACATTCAAGACCGGATCAAAAATGGCGAGTACACCTATGTGGTGAACACCACTGAAGGCCGTCAGGCGATTGAAGATTCTAAATTGATTCGTCGCAGCGCTTTGCGCTATCGCGTTCACTACGACACCACCTTGAACGGCGCTTTTGCCACCACCCGTGCGTTTGATGCCAATCCGATGGCGGCGGTGATTTCGGTACAAGAAATGCATCAACTATTGGCTTAA
- a CDS encoding ABC transporter substrate-binding protein — MRKSVYALGCVLGLSVAAVGAQELPVKDAKRIVAMDFGALDTLAELGAANRVVALPKENGPEYMSVYATDAYQNTGGMKTPDLAVIKAAKPDVIIMAGRQNAAHDELVKIAPTIRYATDSKKYLASAKDNALMLGELVGKKAEAEQKWAALETKIKGIQAQADASPVKATVMLHNGGKLMVSNSGYAAFIHDALHVKKADANVGDERVVVDAAYLNKVNPDVIYVIDRSSAIGQAPLDMKLFADKDMKKVKAVKNQKVVVLTPKLWYLSGGGLQSISLQADEVAKHLGK, encoded by the coding sequence ATGAGAAAGTCAGTTTACGCCCTAGGTTGCGTATTGGGTTTGTCCGTGGCGGCCGTAGGGGCGCAAGAATTACCGGTTAAAGACGCCAAGCGCATCGTGGCCATGGATTTTGGTGCTTTAGATACCTTAGCCGAACTCGGTGCCGCGAATCGCGTGGTGGCCTTGCCTAAAGAAAATGGCCCAGAATACATGAGCGTATACGCCACGGATGCCTACCAAAACACCGGCGGCATGAAAACCCCCGATTTGGCCGTGATTAAAGCCGCCAAACCAGACGTGATCATCATGGCCGGCCGCCAAAATGCCGCCCACGATGAGTTGGTGAAAATTGCCCCGACTATTCGCTACGCGACTGACAGCAAGAAATACCTTGCGTCAGCCAAAGACAACGCCTTGATGTTGGGTGAGTTAGTGGGTAAAAAAGCCGAAGCCGAACAAAAATGGGCGGCTTTGGAAACCAAGATTAAAGGCATTCAGGCTCAAGCCGACGCTTCTCCTGTGAAAGCCACCGTGATGTTGCACAACGGCGGCAAGCTGATGGTGTCAAACAGCGGTTACGCAGCCTTTATTCATGATGCACTGCACGTGAAAAAAGCTGATGCAAACGTTGGTGATGAGCGCGTGGTGGTGGACGCAGCCTATTTGAACAAGGTAAACCCAGACGTGATCTACGTGATTGACCGTAGCAGCGCCATTGGTCAAGCGCCTTTGGACATGAAGCTGTTCGCCGACAAAGACATGAAAAAAGTCAAAGCCGTGAAAAACCAAAAAGTGGTGGTGTTGACGCCTAAGCTTTGGTATCTATCAGGCGGTGGCTTGCAAAGCATTTCGCTACAGGCCGATGAAGTGGCGAAGCATTTGGGTAAATAA
- a CDS encoding SDR family NAD(P)-dependent oxidoreductase codes for MRRKGVCLSESVILVTGAAQGMGRLLLERAKKEGCRHLVAWDIDAAGLAQLQQEMATDERIQLVTQVVDLADLDAITAAVAQLETGFGLPNIVINNAGVVCGDYFWGHRPIEDIQRTMAVNALAPMQLTRALLPAMLAGQRPCRIVNIASAAALVSNPNMSVYAASKWALFGWSDSLRLELVQAGHDHVKVTTVCPTYIDTGMFAGAKPLLLTPMLQPEAVVAQIWQAMKLGRPQLLLPWTVGLSKVIKGLLPLAWWDVLAEKVFKIYGSMSEFKGRGPR; via the coding sequence ATGAGGCGAAAAGGGGTGTGTCTAAGCGAGTCAGTGATTTTGGTGACGGGTGCGGCCCAGGGCATGGGGCGCTTGTTGCTGGAGCGGGCTAAAAAAGAAGGCTGCCGCCACCTGGTGGCCTGGGACATTGATGCGGCCGGCTTGGCCCAGCTACAGCAAGAGATGGCGACAGATGAGCGGATACAGCTGGTGACTCAAGTGGTGGATCTGGCGGATTTGGACGCCATTACCGCGGCCGTGGCGCAGCTGGAAACGGGTTTTGGTCTGCCGAATATTGTGATCAATAATGCCGGCGTCGTCTGTGGCGATTACTTTTGGGGCCATCGCCCAATAGAGGACATTCAGCGCACCATGGCGGTAAACGCCTTAGCGCCGATGCAGCTGACGCGGGCTTTATTACCCGCCATGTTGGCCGGCCAGCGCCCGTGCCGAATTGTGAACATCGCCTCGGCGGCGGCCTTGGTGTCCAATCCCAATATGAGCGTGTATGCGGCCTCGAAATGGGCGCTGTTTGGCTGGAGTGATTCTTTGCGTTTAGAGCTGGTGCAGGCGGGGCATGACCACGTGAAGGTGACCACGGTGTGTCCCACCTATATTGACACCGGGATGTTCGCGGGCGCCAAGCCCTTGTTGCTGACGCCCATGCTGCAGCCTGAGGCCGTGGTGGCGCAGATATGGCAGGCCATGAAGCTGGGGCGTCCGCAGCTGTTGCTGCCGTGGACGGTGGGCTTAAGCAAGGTGATTAAGGGGCTCTTACCCTTGGCGTGGTGGGACGTTTTGGCCGAGAAAGTGTTTAAAATTTACGGCTCAATGTCTGAATTTAAAGGACGCGGCCCGCGTTAG
- a CDS encoding DsbA family protein has protein sequence MPSATLHYIFDPFCGWCYAVAPLIEAAASLPELTVTLHGGGMLAGANRRQIDAGWRDYVMPHDERIAQMSGQPFGSAYFDGLLRDIGAEMDSAQPIAAILAATALNGQGLAMLHQLQSAHYVAGQRISETPVLIQLATALGHDANAFTQALHDQQGAATEAHIAASRSLLGQLGGQGFPTVALAHADGRWQVLPVSQYLGQADAWRNWLSAQLA, from the coding sequence ATGCCATCAGCCACCTTACATTATATTTTCGATCCCTTTTGTGGCTGGTGCTACGCCGTCGCCCCTTTGATCGAAGCCGCAGCGAGCCTGCCCGAGCTGACCGTGACGCTACACGGCGGCGGCATGCTGGCCGGCGCCAATCGGCGCCAAATTGATGCTGGCTGGCGCGACTACGTCATGCCACACGATGAACGCATTGCACAAATGTCGGGCCAGCCGTTTGGCAGCGCCTATTTTGACGGCCTATTGCGCGACATCGGCGCCGAAATGGATTCGGCTCAGCCCATTGCGGCCATTTTAGCGGCCACAGCGCTCAACGGCCAAGGTCTGGCCATGCTGCACCAACTGCAAAGCGCCCACTACGTGGCAGGCCAACGCATCAGCGAGACGCCCGTATTAATCCAGCTGGCCACTGCATTAGGCCACGATGCAAACGCCTTCACCCAAGCGCTACACGATCAGCAAGGCGCCGCTACCGAAGCCCACATAGCAGCCAGCCGCAGCCTGTTAGGCCAGCTTGGTGGTCAAGGCTTTCCCACGGTGGCGCTGGCCCACGCCGACGGCCGCTGGCAGGTACTGCCGGTGAGCCAATACCTAGGTCAGGCTGACGCTTGGCGCAACTGGCTCAGCGCGCAGCTGGCCTAA
- the ptsP gene encoding phosphoenolpyruvate--protein phosphotransferase: MSLVLHGVPIGHGIAIGRAHLVRQSMEDVIYSPIEAHQIDAEIQRFELAIKATRKQMEQLRNNIPENAPTELGAFISLHLMLLTDITIAHEPTDIIKSRMVNAEWALKQQVDILSQQFDAIDDTYLRERKQDMLQVVERVFKNLAGQSTDLGISDDLFDDTILVAHDLSPADTIFFKDQRIAAFVTDMGGPTSHTAILGRNLELPSVLALHNSRELIHEDDWVIVDGIDGVVIVQPEEQILVEYRRRAREHKAQRKELDKIKRASATTQDGTRVKLLTNIESADDIKNVTKSTADGVGLFRTEFLYLNRDTLPTEEEQYETYSHIVKKLKGKPVTMRTIDLGVDKNPRWFGQSDALNPALGVTGIRLCLAEPLMFKTQLRALLRASAHGDVQIMLPMISSVTEVNQALAHINTVKQQLREEGIDFNEALPIGAMIEIPSAALTVSSILKKIDFISIGTNDLIQYTLAVDRGDEAVSYLYQPAHPAVLRLLSHVIRTANRMNKPVSVCGEMAGDAKLTRLLLGMGLRRFSMHPTHVLPIKQIIRDAELDVIEPSVLRIMRNEDPDRVDELLKKLNELSMTKDANADK; encoded by the coding sequence ATGAGCCTCGTTTTACATGGTGTTCCCATCGGCCACGGCATCGCCATTGGCCGCGCCCACTTAGTGCGTCAAAGCATGGAAGACGTGATTTATTCGCCCATAGAGGCGCATCAAATCGACGCCGAAATCCAACGCTTTGAGCTCGCCATTAAAGCGACTCGCAAGCAAATGGAACAGTTGCGCAACAACATTCCAGAAAACGCCCCCACCGAATTGGGCGCCTTTATTTCCTTGCACCTCATGCTGCTGACCGACATCACCATTGCCCATGAACCTACCGACATCATCAAAAGCCGCATGGTCAACGCCGAATGGGCGCTAAAGCAACAGGTCGACATTCTCAGCCAACAGTTTGACGCCATCGACGACACCTACTTGCGTGAACGCAAGCAGGACATGCTGCAAGTGGTGGAACGGGTGTTTAAAAATCTGGCGGGTCAAAGCACCGATTTGGGCATTTCCGACGATCTATTCGACGACACCATTTTAGTGGCCCATGATCTGTCTCCCGCCGACACCATCTTTTTCAAAGACCAGCGCATCGCCGCCTTCGTCACCGACATGGGCGGGCCCACTAGCCACACCGCCATTTTGGGACGCAACCTAGAGCTGCCCTCGGTTTTGGCCCTACACAACAGCCGCGAACTGATCCATGAAGACGATTGGGTCATCGTCGACGGCATCGACGGCGTGGTCATTGTCCAGCCGGAAGAACAGATTCTGGTGGAATACCGCCGCCGCGCGCGCGAACACAAGGCCCAGCGTAAAGAATTAGACAAAATCAAACGCGCCAGCGCCACCACTCAAGACGGCACCCGCGTCAAACTACTGACCAATATTGAATCCGCCGACGACATTAAAAATGTGACCAAGTCGACCGCCGACGGCGTCGGCCTGTTTCGAACCGAGTTTTTATACCTCAACCGCGACACTTTGCCGACCGAGGAAGAGCAGTACGAAACCTATAGCCACATCGTTAAAAAACTCAAGGGCAAGCCCGTCACCATGCGCACCATCGATCTGGGCGTCGATAAAAACCCGCGCTGGTTCGGCCAAAGCGACGCTCTTAATCCAGCCTTAGGCGTGACCGGCATTCGCCTGTGTTTGGCAGAGCCCTTAATGTTTAAAACCCAGCTACGGGCGCTCCTACGCGCCAGCGCCCACGGTGATGTACAGATCATGCTGCCGATGATTTCTTCGGTAACCGAAGTCAATCAGGCGCTGGCCCACATCAACACCGTGAAGCAACAGCTGCGCGAAGAAGGCATAGACTTTAACGAAGCGCTGCCCATCGGCGCCATGATTGAAATTCCGTCGGCGGCCTTAACCGTGTCCAGCATTTTGAAAAAAATCGACTTTATTTCCATTGGCACCAACGACTTGATTCAATACACTTTGGCCGTTGACCGCGGCGATGAGGCCGTGAGCTATTTGTATCAGCCGGCCCACCCGGCCGTGCTGCGCCTATTGAGCCACGTCATTCGCACCGCCAACCGCATGAATAAACCGGTTTCGGTGTGCGGCGAGATGGCCGGCGACGCCAAGCTCACCCGCCTCTTACTGGGCATGGGCCTACGCCGCTTCTCCATGCACCCCACCCATGTGTTGCCGATTAAGCAAATCATTCGCGACGCCGAGCTGGACGTGATTGAGCCCAGCGTATTGCGCATCATGCGTAATGAAGATCCTGATCGAGTCGACGAGCTGTTGAAAAAGCTGAATGAATTAAGCATGACCAAAGACGCCAATGCCGACAAATAA
- a CDS encoding HPr family phosphocarrier protein, with translation MISQEFEIINKLGLHARASSKFTQLASGFKSEIWVSRQDRRVNGKSIMGLMMLAAAKGCFITIDADGQDETEAIAALGQLINNRFDESE, from the coding sequence ATGATCAGTCAAGAATTTGAAATCATCAATAAACTGGGGCTACACGCCCGCGCTTCCAGCAAGTTTACCCAATTGGCCAGCGGCTTTAAAAGCGAGATTTGGGTGAGTCGCCAGGACCGCCGCGTCAACGGTAAAAGCATCATGGGCCTCATGATGTTGGCCGCCGCCAAAGGCTGCTTCATCACCATCGACGCCGATGGCCAAGATGAAACCGAAGCCATTGCTGCTCTTGGGCAGCTGATCAACAACCGATTCGACGAAAGCGAATAA
- a CDS encoding PTS sugar transporter subunit IIA, producing the protein MIGLLIVTHESLGSAFNHLATHFFPALPGNVRILNVEKNDEPEVVHAKISKLLGELNFGYGVLILTDIFGATPCNVANKFILNQDTAMLTGLNAPMIVKAIQYASLSTNLAALLQDVKKAAIAGIIDITHKDTW; encoded by the coding sequence ATGATTGGCTTGCTCATTGTCACCCACGAATCGTTGGGTTCGGCATTTAACCACTTGGCCACGCATTTTTTTCCTGCGCTGCCGGGCAACGTGCGTATTTTAAACGTTGAAAAAAACGACGAACCCGAAGTGGTTCACGCGAAGATCTCCAAGCTCTTAGGCGAGCTGAATTTTGGCTATGGCGTGTTGATTTTGACCGACATTTTTGGGGCCACGCCCTGCAATGTCGCCAATAAATTCATCCTCAACCAAGACACGGCCATGCTCACGGGACTGAACGCGCCCATGATCGTGAAAGCGATTCAATATGCATCTTTAAGTACAAACTTAGCTGCACTCTTACAAGACGTTAAAAAAGCCGCCATTGCCGGCATCATCGACATCACCCACAAAGACACTTGGTAA
- a CDS encoding hypoxanthine-guanine phosphoribosyltransferase — translation MHSLAQTQAILDEAELLFDEPTCEAALAKMAQDITATLGDKYPLVLPVMGGAVVFTGQLLPKLTFPLDFDYVHVSRYGDKLSGGNFNWTRFPKEGFEGRHVLILDDILDEGHTMVAIKEKVLSMGALSCHCAVFANKLLPQTKPMQADFVGLDVPNRYVFGYGMDVSGSWRNLPAIYALKEPQA, via the coding sequence GTGCATTCTTTAGCGCAAACACAAGCCATTTTAGATGAAGCAGAACTGCTTTTTGATGAACCCACCTGTGAAGCAGCCTTAGCCAAAATGGCTCAAGACATCACCGCCACCTTGGGCGACAAATACCCCTTGGTGCTACCCGTTATGGGCGGCGCCGTGGTGTTTACTGGCCAATTATTACCCAAGCTAACGTTCCCGCTAGACTTTGACTACGTGCACGTGTCTCGCTACGGTGACAAGCTCTCCGGCGGCAACTTTAACTGGACCCGCTTTCCCAAAGAAGGCTTCGAAGGCCGCCATGTTTTAATCTTAGACGACATTTTGGATGAAGGTCACACCATGGTGGCCATCAAGGAAAAAGTCTTGTCTATGGGCGCCCTATCCTGCCACTGTGCCGTTTTTGCCAACAAGCTGTTGCCGCAAACCAAACCCATGCAGGCCGACTTTGTGGGCCTAGACGTACCCAATCGCTACGTATTTGGCTACGGCATGGACGTCAGCGGTTCATGGCGTAACCTCCCCGCCATTTACGCCCTAAAAGAGCCTCAAGCCTAA
- the asd gene encoding archaetidylserine decarboxylase (Phosphatidylserine decarboxylase is synthesized as a single chain precursor. Generation of the pyruvoyl active site from a Ser is coupled to cleavage of a Gly-Ser bond between the larger (beta) and smaller (alpha chains). It is an integral membrane protein.) — MLEKFKISLQYFIPQQGLTRFAGWVANQERGAITRWIINTFIKVYKVDMSEAVHENVADYAHFNAFFTRALKPDARPIAAGDHVLVQPADGTVSQLGAIDAGRIMQAKGHDYTLEALVAADKDMTAQFQSGQFITTYLSPKDYHRVHMPCDGVLKEMIYVPGDLFSVNPLTAQNVPNLFARNERVICLFDTPFGPMVQILVGATIVGSIETVWAGVINPPRIGVLQRWTYPSEGPEAVHLAKGEEMGRFQLGSTVINLFTAGSVILSPTLFPQGLTRMGEVLATAERH, encoded by the coding sequence GTGTTAGAAAAATTTAAAATCTCACTCCAGTATTTCATTCCCCAACAGGGTCTCACCCGCTTTGCTGGCTGGGTTGCCAACCAAGAGCGTGGCGCCATTACGCGCTGGATCATCAACACCTTTATCAAGGTTTATAAAGTCGACATGAGCGAAGCCGTCCACGAAAACGTGGCCGACTACGCCCACTTTAACGCGTTTTTCACCCGCGCCTTAAAGCCAGACGCTCGCCCCATCGCCGCTGGCGATCACGTTCTGGTTCAGCCTGCCGACGGCACCGTGAGCCAGCTAGGCGCCATCGACGCGGGCCGCATCATGCAGGCCAAAGGCCATGATTACACCTTAGAAGCGCTGGTGGCGGCCGACAAAGACATGACGGCACAGTTCCAAAGCGGCCAGTTCATCACTACTTATTTGTCTCCTAAGGACTATCATCGCGTGCACATGCCCTGTGATGGCGTGTTAAAGGAAATGATTTACGTGCCGGGCGACCTCTTTTCGGTGAACCCCTTAACCGCGCAAAACGTGCCGAATTTATTCGCCCGCAACGAGCGCGTGATCTGCTTATTTGACACGCCGTTTGGCCCCATGGTGCAAATTTTGGTGGGCGCCACCATCGTGGGCAGCATCGAAACCGTGTGGGCAGGCGTCATCAATCCGCCGCGCATAGGCGTCTTGCAGCGTTGGACCTACCCTAGCGAAGGACCAGAAGCCGTGCATTTGGCCAAAGGCGAAGAAATGGGCCGCTTCCAATTAGGTTCTACGGTAATTAATTTATTTACCGCAGGCAGCGTCATCCTCAGCCCAACGCTGTTCCCACAAGGCCTAACCCGCATGGGCGAAGTTTTGGCCACCGCCGAACGCCACTAA
- the asd gene encoding aspartate-semialdehyde dehydrogenase translates to MKVGFVGWRGMVGSVLMQRMQQELDFNHITEPVFFTTSNVGGQAPNIGKDVPPLKDANDIQALAQMDIIVTCQGGDYTTSVFQPLRDSGWNGYWIDAASSLRMADDALIILDPVNRDVIDQGLANGVKNFVGGNCTVSLMLMALGGLFQNNLVEWASSMTYQAASGAGAKNMRELIQGMGAIEAEVATELADPASAILDIDRKVSDFLRSDRFPDANFGVPLAGSLIPWIDADLGNGQSKEEWKGDVETNKILGTDRKTVIDGLCVRVGAMRCHSQAITLKLKKDLPLAEIEALLAGANDWVKVIPNTKEASMAELSPTAVTGTLSVPVGRIRKLAMGGEYISAFTVGDQLLWGAAEPLRRMLRIILAK, encoded by the coding sequence GTGAAAGTAGGATTTGTTGGTTGGCGTGGAATGGTGGGTTCGGTGTTGATGCAGCGCATGCAACAGGAGTTAGATTTTAACCACATTACAGAGCCAGTCTTTTTTACGACCTCTAATGTTGGCGGCCAAGCCCCAAACATCGGTAAAGACGTGCCGCCATTAAAGGATGCGAACGACATTCAGGCATTGGCACAAATGGACATCATCGTCACCTGCCAAGGCGGCGATTACACCACCAGCGTATTCCAACCCCTGCGCGACAGCGGCTGGAACGGCTACTGGATTGATGCTGCGTCTAGCCTACGCATGGCAGACGATGCCTTAATCATTTTAGACCCTGTGAACCGCGACGTCATCGACCAAGGCTTGGCCAATGGTGTGAAAAACTTTGTCGGCGGCAACTGCACCGTGTCGTTGATGCTGATGGCCTTAGGCGGCCTGTTCCAAAACAATTTGGTGGAGTGGGCCAGCTCAATGACTTATCAAGCAGCTTCAGGCGCCGGCGCCAAGAATATGCGCGAACTGATTCAGGGCATGGGCGCCATCGAAGCCGAAGTGGCCACCGAATTAGCCGACCCAGCCAGCGCCATTTTGGACATCGACCGCAAAGTGTCTGATTTCTTGCGCAGCGACCGCTTCCCTGACGCCAACTTCGGCGTGCCTTTAGCCGGTAGCCTAATCCCTTGGATTGACGCCGACCTAGGCAATGGCCAATCAAAAGAAGAATGGAAAGGCGATGTCGAGACCAATAAGATCTTAGGCACCGATCGCAAAACCGTGATTGACGGCTTGTGTGTACGCGTTGGCGCCATGCGCTGCCACAGCCAAGCGATCACGCTGAAGCTGAAAAAAGATCTGCCTTTGGCCGAAATCGAAGCCCTATTGGCCGGTGCCAATGACTGGGTTAAAGTGATTCCAAACACCAAAGAAGCGTCTATGGCAGAACTGTCTCCAACCGCCGTAACCGGCACCCTATCGGTACCGGTTGGCCGCATCCGCAAATTGGCCATGGGCGGCGAATACATCAGCGCCTTCACCGTGGGCGACCAATTGCTATGGGGCGCCGCCGAGCCGCTACGTCGTATGTTGCGCATTATTTTGGCTAAATAA